A stretch of Lachancea thermotolerans CBS 6340 chromosome D complete sequence DNA encodes these proteins:
- the ZPS1 gene encoding Zps1p (similar to uniprot|Q12512 Saccharomyces cerevisiae YOL154W ZPS1 Putative GPI-anchored protein transcription is induced under low-zinc conditions as mediated by the Zap1p transcription factor and at alkaline pH) translates to MFENFKVMKITNLLSCTSLLAAISLSAPVEYSSNATISSYVEYNSDIPGWARPTFPELYQTCNSTKRRILQSFIEDSLEVSAYAKDRLLNYGAEDVFFQRWFGNGSIITVLGTLDHLVEASKAGFVFRCDDIDGLCLKNPTTYPGYHRQTADKETVICDLFFQSKKPLVNICYEGAIKDVGPKHYAGVDILHRYLHISSMNMNGFIGEFVEEFDDLAEFASGNSTFAVRNVDSYLYYMADVYSSSVVPGGCL, encoded by the coding sequence ATGttcgaaaacttcaaagtaATGAAGATAACCAATTTATTATCGTGCACAAGTCTACTGGCGGCTATATCATTATCAGCTCCGGTCGAATATAGTAGCAATGCAACCATAAGCTCTTATGTTGAGTATAATAGCGATATTCCAGGCTGGGCCAGACCGACATTTCCTGAACTTTATCAAACATGCAACAGTACCAAAAGACgtattcttcaaagcttcatAGAAGACTCTTTGGAAGTTTCAGCGTATGCCAAAGATAGATTGCTAAATTATGGAGCAGAAGACgtgttttttcaaaggtgGTTCGGTAATGGCAGCATTATAACTGTTCTCGGGACACTTGATCATTTAGTTGAAGCTTCGAAAGCGGGGTTTGTGTTTAGATGTGATGATATCGACGGCCTGTGCTTAAAGAATCCAACGACTTACCCAGGCTATCATCGCCAGACTGCTGATAAAGAAACAGTCATTTGCgacttgtttttccagtCCAAAAAACCGTTAGTCAATATATGTTATGAAGGGGCGATTAAAGATGTGGGCCCAAAACATTATGCAGGTGTTGATATCTTGCACAGGTACCTACACATTTCTTCTATGAACATGAATGGTTTTATTGGCGAGTTCGTGGAGGAGTTCGATGACCTCGCTGAGTTTGCTAGTGGCAACTCAACATTTGCAGTGAGAAACGTTGATAGCTATTTGTATTACATGGCCGACGTTTATAGCTCTTCTGTAGTTCCTGGGGGCTGCTTGTGA
- a CDS encoding KLTH0D00374p (weakly similar to uniprot|P53344 Saccharomyces cerevisiae YGR295C COS6 Protein of unknown function member of a family of conserved often subtelomerically-encoded proteins) — protein sequence MNKACVPDKEAQNDFLPKFFYKSSLRWALDQLMRMPLFYLLLSSIVIDIVWFSIGNKLHSFWIHVPVFSSLLLQIKVTKAISNSIQRLCEIVIEEGPGMQEEQWDIAAARMNSHFYEQGLWPNSCCLYSGRQCHAAFRHLVMTPYNKKEEQIQASYSLDQQLPLEEQAAKVYIESVSRWWNTYTANLESSAQFHIENTLPQQEYRSKASWCFFKFIEVVMGQSSFGGMCFYSILLSLFFTSFTSFKNYDSLLGVWIGNAAGFSICGPLLFFVLRGADLDAPHLMAFWASVVAIEPHGDINKWGLVASHTNHYWNALNEESPRNFFFDSMDCRKAFKNRFSTSLLRNKGNSHIYSDLRKYIEEALEASKEINEK from the coding sequence atgaataAAGCATGTGTCCCTGACAAAGAGGCGCAAAATGACTTCCTTCCCAAATTCTTTTACAAGAGTTCACTGAGGTGGGCTCTTGACCAGTTAATGAGGATGCCTTTATTTTACCTTCTTCTGAGCTCGATAGTTATCGATATAGTTTGGTTCTCCATTGGTAACAAATTGCATTCTTTCTGGATACATGTTCCGGTATTTTCCTCCCTCCTCCTCCAGATCAAAGTCACAAAAGCGATTTCAAACTCAATTCAGCGTTTATGTGAAATTGTTATAGAGGAGGGCCCTGGAATGCAAGAAGAACAATGGGACATCGCGGCCGCCCGCATGAACTCACACTTTTATGAGCAGGGGTTGTGGCCTAACTCATGTTGCCTGTATAGTGGAAGGCAGTGCCATGCGGCTTTCCGGCATTTAGTTATGACACCCTACAATAAAAAGGAGgaacaaattcaagcttcttaCTCCCTTGATCAGCAATTACcacttgaagaacaagcagCAAAAGTCTACATCGAAAGCGTCAGTCGTTGGTGGAACACATACACTGCAAATCTCGAGAGCAGCGCGCAATTTCATATCGAGAATactcttcctcaacaagaatACAGGAGTAAAGCATCATggtgttttttcaaattcattgaaGTTGTCATGGGACAAAGCTCATTTGGCGGTATGTGTTTTTATTCAATCTTGttgagccttttttttACCAGTTTTAcaagtttcaaaaactatgATTCTCTATTAGGCGTATGGATCGGAAATGCGGCTGGCTTTTCAATTTGTGGAccccttcttttttttgttcttaGAGGCGCTGATTTAGATGCGCCACACTTAATGGCATTTTGGGCATCTGTTGTGGCTATTGAGCCCCACGGAGACATAAATAAGTGGGGCCTGGTGGCAAGTCACACTAATCATTATTGGAACGCCttgaatgaagaaagcCCTCGAAattttttcttcgataGTATGGACTGCAGAAAAGCATTCAAAAATAGGTTTTCCACCTCCCTATTGAGGAACAAAGGCAATAGTCATATTTATAGCGACTTAAGGAAGTACATtgaagaagcgcttgaagcttcaaaagaaatCAACGAAAAATAA
- a CDS encoding MCT family MFS transporter (similar to uniprot|Q08268 Saccharomyces cerevisiae YOL119C MCH4 Protein with similarity to mammalian monocarboxylate permeases which are involved in transport of monocarboxylic acids across the plasma membrane mutant is not deficient in monocarboxylate transport), giving the protein MLMPSMLQKPTRAFLHGLKDLRKDHFEDSRFEAPTTSGYEGSAEERRLFGAELQAKRGNVQETPLSNELVEEIEIFEQEGGFQAWLVVFGSFMGLIPVFGTVNSLGAIESYISKHQLASESSTVVSWIFSIYLSLTFSSCIIAGGYFDRNGGRDPLCVGTILFTGAIIATADCKTVWQFILAFSVLGGISSGILMTPLVSCVATWFLKKRGLATSIATIGGSVGGVIFPVMLRSLYSKVGFSWALRILALICFSCLACSIIFARERQKPESKPFHTKTEAFKWYLNSSLNWRYFLDWKFLFASLGMGFAENSLTASSTYLASYSLARGNSEEVSYALIATTNAVGIFGRYIPGYLADRWTGRFNMVIITVSLAAFFNLVMWLPFGGNVKVLWAYSILYGFTTGTILSLPPVCIGQISRTTDFGKRYSSAYFLEALMTIPVIPVGGAIIGSGKISNYNDFIVYSSMMMIAASICFIISRSICTGFRMCKF; this is encoded by the coding sequence ATGTTGATGCCAAGTATGCTCCAGAAACCCACACGCGCTTTCCTTCATGGCTTAAAGGACTTAAGAAAGGaccattttgaagattcaCGTTTTGAGGCCCCCACAACGTCAGGCTATGAAGGCTCTGCAGAAGAACGCCGTCTTTTCGGTGCCGAACTTCAAGCGAAACGCGGAAATGTTCAAGAGACTCCCTTGTCAAATGAACTCGTTGAAGAGATCGAGATCTTTGAGCAAGAAGGAGGGTTCCAGGCATGGCTTGTTGTGTTTGGGTCATTCATGGGGCTTATTCCTGTGTTTGGTACCGTTAATTCATTGGGAGCTATTGAGTCATACATTTCCAAGCATCAGCTTGCTTCTGAGTCTTCAACTGTCGTATCGTGGATTTTTTCTATTTACCTATCTCTCACTTTTTCGAGTTGTATAATTGCGGGAGGGTACTTTGACAGAAATGGAGGGCGTGATCCACTATGTGTGGGGACCATACTCTTTACTGGGGCTATAATTGCAACTGCGGACTGCAAAACAGTCTGGCAGTTTATTCTAGCCTTTTCTGTTCTTGGAGGTATTTCTTCTGGAATCCTTATGACACCTCTTGTTAGCTGTGTTGCCAcatggtttttgaaaaaaagggGCCTCGCTACCAGCATAGCAACGATTGGGGGGTCAGTAGGGGGTGTTATTTTTCCTGTTATGTTGAGGAGTCTGTACTCGAAGGTTGGGTTTTCGTGGGCTTTACGCATTTTAGCACTGATatgtttttcttgtcttgcCTGTTCCATTATCTTTGCCCGCGAAAGACAAAAGCCGGAGTCTAAGCCGTTTCACACTAAAACCGAGGCTTTTAAATGGTACTTAAATTCATCGCTTAACTGGCGCTACTTCCTGGATTGGAAGTTCTTATTTGCGTCTCTAGGAATGGGTTTTGCAGAAAATTCCCTTACCGCTTCTTCCACATATCTGGCTTCGTACTCTTTAGCGCGCGGCAATTCAGAAGAGGTTTCCTATGCATTGATCGCTACTACTAATGCGGttggaatttttggaagatACATACCAGGTTACCTAGCCGATAGATGGACAGGACGCTTCAATATGGTCATCATTACGGTTTCATTGGCggcatttttcaacttaGTAATGTGGCTTCCCTTTGGCGGCAACGTGAAAGTCTTATGGGCGTACTCGATCCTGTATGGCTTTACAACGGGAACGATACTTTCCTTACCCCCCGTATGCATCGgacaaatttcaagaactacCGACTTTGGGAAGCGATACTCATCAGCTTATTTTTTAGAGGCACTCATGACTATTCCAGTTATCCCCGTAGGTGGTGCGATAATCGGCTCTGGAAAAATTTCTAACTACAATGATTTCATAGTCTACAGTTCCATGATGATGATCGCGGCGTCGATATGCTTTATAATTTCACGTTCCATTTGCACGGGTTTCAGAATGTGTAAATTCTGA
- a CDS encoding alpha-keto acid decarboxylase family protein (similar to uniprot|P16467 Saccharomyces cerevisiae YLR134W PDC5 Minor isoform of pyruvate decarboxylase) encodes MTTVGNYLATRLVQAGIKNHFTVPGDYNLVLLDKLQEHPELEEVNCCNELNCSFAAEGYARTKGIAAVVVTFSVGAFSAFNGIGSAYGENLPVILISGSPNTNDSSDHRLLHHTIGTHNYDYQYEMAKQITCAAVQIKYPEDAPSLIDYAIRECLAKKKPCYIEVPTNMASAICAPPGPISSLVNSVPTPKDVLSQAVNASVDFINSHLKPTLLAGPKLKCADAQKAFLRLAEALKCAVAVQPAAKSMFPEDHPQFAGVYWGQVSTKKADAILEWSDLTICAGCIFTDYSTTGWTALQPSSHRLEADADNVRFPGHSFDQIGLANFLNVLAERVSENDKSLIEYNRLRQSPPLIKAADPKAAITRKEMARQIQQLITPKTTLFAETGDSWFNGVQMDLPKGALFEVEMQWGHIGWSVPASLGYAVGAPDRRIITMVGDGSFQMTAQEVSLMVRLRKPIIIFLINNYGYTIEVEIHDGPYNNIKNWNYAALMEVFNANEGSGKGFKARTGGELADAIEKAQANVSGPTLIEIQINRDDCTNELITWGHFVALANARPPKKTT; translated from the coding sequence ATGACTACTGTGGGTAACTACTTGGCAACAAGACTTGTACAAGCTGGGATCAAAAACCACTTTACAGTTCCTGGTGACTATAACCTTGTATTACTTGATAAGCTCCAAGAACACCccgagcttgaagaagtcaacTGCTGTAATGAGCTTAACTGCTCTTTTGCTGCTGAGGGCTATGCAAGAACAAAAGGGATTGCAGCTGTTGTCGTTACGTTTAGTGTCGGTgccttttcagcttttaATGGTATTGGAAGTGCTTATGGCGAAAACTTGCCTGTGATCTTGATTAGTGGCTCTCCCAACACTAATGATAGCAGCGATCACCGCTTGCTACACCACACAATCGGAACCCATAACTATGACTATCAATATGAGATGGCAAAACAGATAACTTGCGCTGCTGTTCAAATCAAGTATCCTGAAGACGCGCCAAGTTTGATAGACTACGCGATTAGAGAATGCctggcaaagaaaaagccatgCTACATTGAAGTCCCCACAAACATGGCGTCTGCAATTTGTGCACCTCCAGGGCCAATTAGTAGTTTGGTAAACTCAGTTCCGACTCCTAAAGATGTTCTATCGCAGGCTGTCAATGCGTCGGTCGATTTCATTAATAGCCATTTAAAACCAACATTACTTGCTGGCCCGAAGTTGAAATGTGCTGATGCTCAAAAGGCTTTCTTACGTCTTGCTGAAGCACTGAAATGTGCAGTAGCTGTGCAACCTGCTGCAAAGTCAATGTTTCCCGAGGACCATCCACAGTTTGCCGGCGTATACTGGGGACAAGTGAGCACCAAAAAGGCTGACGCTATACTCGAGTGGTCTGACTTAACCATTTGCGCAGGCTGTATCTTCACAGACTACAGCACTACCGGATGGACTGCACTTCAACCCTCTAGCCACCGACTTGAAGCAGATGCTGATAACGTAAGATTTCCCGGCCACTCCTTTGACCAAATTGGACTTGCGAATTTTTTAAATGTCCTTGCTGAAAGAGTTTCAGAAAATGATAAAAGTTTAATCGAGTACAACCGTCTCCGTCAGTCTCCTCCCTTGATTAAGGCGGCGGACCCCAAAGCTGCTATTACCAGAAAAGAGATGGCAAGGCAAATTCAACAGTTGATCACACCTAAAACTACCTTATTTGCTGAAACAGGGGATTCTTGGTTCAATGGTGTTCAGATGGATCTCCCAAAAGGTGCACTATTTGAAGTTGAAATGCAGTGGGGACACATCGGCTGGTCAGTTCCTGCAAGCTTGGGATATGCAGTCGGTGCGCCAGATAGGAGAATCATCACCATGGTGGGAGATGgatcttttcaaatgaCGGCCCAAGAAGTTTCCTTGATGGTTCGTTTGAGAAAACCTatcattatttttttgatcaacaacTATGGGTACACAATTGAAGTTGAGATTCATGACGGTCCCTATAacaatatcaaaaactggaatTATGCTGCTCTCATGGAAGTATTCAATGCGAATGAAGGTAGTGGCAAAGGTTTCAAAGCCCGTACAGGAGGTGAACTTGCAGATgctattgaaaaagctcaggCAAATGTTAGTGGCCCAACATTGATTGAAATTCAAATTAACAGAGATGATTGTACAAACGAACTCATCACATGGGGTCACTTTGTTGCCCTCGCAAACGCGCGTCCCCCGAAGAAAACGACTTAA
- a CDS encoding L-lactate dehydrogenase (conserved hypothetical protein), which produces MAQNKESSTMKAGLNPVKVVVVGTGSVGSTTAYTLLLSGMVAEIVLIDINKDKADGEGMDLNHAAPMTTDCRVYVGDYPDCANAAIVIITGGANQKPGQTRMDLAAKNAKIMQEIIPNIVKNAPDTILLLATNPVDVLTSISYKLSGFPASRVIGSGTLLDSARLRYNLSKYYNISSESIGAFIIGEHGDSELPVWSLASIAGMRLRDYCEKSNQKFDQDALEKIFEKTRSAAYDIIKRKGYTAYGIAAGLVRIVETILKNEGSLLTVSTVGDYFGVKQVALSVPTKVDRTGAHHIVGLSLDDNEIEEVKKSGQNIKSVCSRLGFD; this is translated from the coding sequence ATGgctcaaaacaaagaatcCTCAACCATGAAGGCTGGCCTAAACCCAGTCAAAGTTGTTGTAGTCGGAACTGGAAGCGTTGGATCGACTACAGCATATACATTGCTTCTTAGTGGCATGGTTGCTGAGATTGTGCTGATTGATATTAACAAAGATAAGGCTGACGGTGAGGGTATGGATTTGAACCACGCTGCTCCTATGACCACTGACTGTCGCGTTTATGTTGGAGACTATCCGGACTGCGCCAATGCTGCAATTGTAATTATCACAGGAGGAGCCAATCAAAAACCTGGGCAAACTAGAATGGATTTGGCAGCCAAGAACGCTAAAATCATGCAGGAAATCATTCCAAATATTGTCAAAAACGCTCCTGACACCATTTTGCTTCTTGCCACAAATCCTGTGGATGTTCTCACCTCTATCAGCTACAAGCTATCAGGATTTCCTGCCAGCAGAGTCATTGGATCTGGCACCTTGCTTGACTCTGCTCGTTTAAGATACAATCTCAGTAAGTATTACAACATTTCTTCTGAGAGTATCGGCGCCTTTATTATTGGCGAGCATGGCGATTCCGAACTTCCAGTTTGGTCTCTCGCCAGTATTGCTGGAATGAGGCTCCGCGACTACTGTGAAAAGTCAAACCAAAAATTCGATCAAGATGCCCTTGAGAAGATTTTCGAAAAAACACGCAGCGCAGCTTACGATATCATAAAGCGTAAAGGCTACACGGCATATGGTATTGCGGCGGGATTAGTTCGCATCGTTGAGACAATTCTCAAAAACGAGGGGTCATTGCTCACAGTGTCGACCGTTGGTGACTACTTTGGTGTGAAGCAGGTTGCTCTGAGCGTTCCCACAAAAGTCGACCGCACTGGTGCTCACCATATTGTTGGCCTGTCCCTGGACGATAAcgagattgaagaagtaaAAAAGTCTGGCCAGAACATCAAATCTGTTTGCAGCAGACTTGGTTTCGATTGA
- a CDS encoding sugar porter family MFS transporter (similar to uniprot|Q12300 Saccharomyces cerevisiae YDL138W RGT2 Plasma membrane glucose receptor), whose product MGILQTLFHAEEDIQGSKFRAIFIGLFVAFGGILFGYDTGTISGVLAMDYVKEHFTSRGHFTANETSLITAILSAGTFCGAMLAPLASDTIGRRLGLIISTLIFAVGVVLQIAATGQNLLIVGRVIAGAGVGVLSAIVPLYQSEASPKWIRGAVVSCYQWAITIGLLLAACVNQGTHARNDSGSYRIPIALQLLWAIIMFIGMVILPESPRFYIMKEKVPEARKALSKLRGLPEEHEVIQNELEEISANYNYERSFGSTSIWDCFKPANHQLKRIFIGIAIQALQQLTGINFIFYYGTQFFQNSGIKDPFIIQLIMNVVNVVMTVPGIALVEIAGRRNLLLWGAIGMCVSELIVAAVGTALPDSFSANKTLIAFSCTFIASFAATWGPLAWVVVGEIFPLRVRAKSVAVCAASNWLFNFAIAYATPYLVDSEHANLQSKVFFIWGGCTFLCFLFVYFFIYETKGLTLEQIDELFEVCPSARYSKNFVPSSGPAVDVSNISDSDKAVVEVLEKV is encoded by the coding sequence ATGGGTATCCTGCAAACGCTCTTCCATGCAGAAGAGGACATTCAAGGATCCAAATTTCGCGCCATATTCATCGGTCTTTTCGTTGCCTTCGGCGGTATTCTTTTTGGTTATGACACTGGTACCATTTCAGGCGTCCTTGCCATGGACTATGTCAAGGAGCACTTTACCTCACGTGGCCACTTCACAGCAAATGAGACATCACTAATAACTGCTATTCTATCAGCTGGTACATTCTGTGGCGCTATGCTCGCTCCACTAGCATCCGACACAATTGGACGCAGGCTGGGTCTCATTATTTCCACTCTCATTTTCGCTGTTGGCGTCGTTTTACAGATCGCGGCCACTGGTCAGAATCTTCTCATTGTCGGAAGAGTAATTGCCGGCGCCGGTGTCGGTGTGCTTTCTGCCATTGTTCCACTATACCAATCTGAGGCATCTCCCAAGTGGATCAGAGGAGCTGTTGTGTCATGCTACCAATGGGCTATCACAATCGGTCTTCTCTTGGCTGCCTGTGTGAACCAGGGAACACACGCTAGAAACGACAGCGGCTCTTACAGAATCCCAATcgctcttcagctgctcTGGGCTATAATCATGTTTATTGGCATGGTGATTCTTCCCGAGTCCCCAAGATTTTACATCATGAAGGAGAAAGTCCCAGAGGCACGTAAGGCGCTCTCTAAACTCAGAGGCCTCCCAGAAGAGCATGAAGTTATCCAAAAcgagctcgaagaaatcaGTGCTAACTACAACTATGAAAGATCCTTCGGATCCACCTCCATCTGGGACTGCTTTAAGCCTGCTAATCATCAACTGAAGCGGATCTTCATCGGTATTGCTATCCAAGCTCTGCAACAGCTCACGGGTATCAACTTTATTTTCTACTATGGTACTcaatttttccaaaactcaGGCATCAAGGACCCCTTCATTATCCAACTAATTATGAACGTGGTAAATGTTGTAATGACTGTCCCCGGTATTGCGCTGGTCGAAATTGCCGGGAGAAGAAACTTGCTGCTATGGGGCGCCATTGGTATGTGCGTCAGTGAACTGATcgttgctgctgttggcaCGGCGCTCCCAGACAGTTTCTCTGCCAACAAGACATTGATTGCCTTCTCTTGCACCTTCATTGCTTCGTTTGCCGCTACATGGGGTCCCTTGGCATGGGTCGTGGTTGGAGAAATCTTCCCATTAAGAGTGAGAGCCAAGTCGGTTGCTGTATGCGCCGCATCCAACtggcttttcaacttcgCAATTGCATACGCGACTCCTTACCTGGTCGACAGTGAACACGCGAATCTTCAGTCCAAAGTATTTTTCATTTGGGGAGGATGCACCTTCCTGTGCTTCCTGTTCGTTTACTTCTTCATTTACGAGACCAAGGGTCTAACGCTCGAACAGATCGACGAGCTCTTCGAGGTATGCCCAAGCGCGAGATActccaagaactttgttCCTTCCAGCGGTCCAGCTGTCGATGTATCAAACATATCTGATTCCGACAAGGCTGTTGTggaagttcttgaaaaggtttga